A part of Candidatus Thermoplasmatota archaeon genomic DNA contains:
- a CDS encoding ferritin family protein: protein MATEEKSSESTLLDALRIAMQLEEYGYSFYKEVQGFVESDKGIALLEYLASQEVDHIKWLQVEHDKLEKDIKEGRRSDERLNIDLPDPRIVFSKKDEITQKMDSIEATKFALDIERRSIEFYSDCGQLTSVETAKELFEKLSRFEESHAKLLQENLSYLETEGDWYGYTPILEG from the coding sequence ATGGCGACAGAAGAGAAAAGCAGCGAATCCACACTCCTCGACGCTCTCAGGATAGCTATGCAGCTGGAGGAGTACGGGTACAGCTTCTACAAGGAAGTGCAGGGGTTCGTCGAAAGCGACAAGGGAATAGCTCTCCTCGAGTACCTCGCGAGCCAAGAGGTCGATCACATCAAGTGGCTGCAGGTGGAGCATGATAAGCTCGAAAAGGACATCAAAGAGGGCCGGAGAAGCGACGAGAGACTGAACATCGATCTCCCGGACCCTCGGATTGTGTTTTCGAAGAAGGACGAGATAACGCAGAAGATGGACTCGATAGAGGCGACGAAGTTCGCGCTGGACATAGAGAGAAGGTCCATCGAGTTCTACTCCGATTGCGGTCAGCTGACGAGCGTGGAGACCGCGAAGGAGCTCTTCGAGAAGCTCAGTCGCTTCGAGGAGTCGCACGCGAAGCTGCTCCAGGAGAACCTCAGCTACCTCGAGACTGAGGGTGACTGGTACGGCTACACACCGATACTCGAGGGCTAG
- a CDS encoding TIGR04076 family protein — MRPRKVKIRITRILEGGECPGGHTVGEEFVYPDDRGKICASAMNTMFPAVRVLQFGGSFPWEEDPDVAVLCCPDAKNPVVFELKRENRTGD, encoded by the coding sequence ATGAGACCCAGGAAAGTCAAGATCAGGATAACGAGGATCCTCGAGGGCGGTGAATGTCCAGGAGGTCACACCGTGGGCGAGGAGTTCGTCTACCCAGATGACAGAGGCAAGATATGCGCCAGCGCGATGAACACTATGTTCCCCGCGGTCCGGGTGCTGCAATTCGGCGGCTCCTTCCCGTGGGAAGAGGATCCAGACGTGGCCGTCCTCTGCTGTCCGGACGCCAAGAACCCGGTCGTCTTCGAGCTTAAGAGAGAGAATCGGACCGGTGACTAG
- a CDS encoding helix-turn-helix domain-containing protein, with translation MKTFLSIRPLLRSVRRGHLSDNEKRVLHGLVRYTDMKDRELSDILGMKHSTVTTIKHRLAKEGYFSRKRIPYLQNLGCEMLGVTYAEFNPAVSAEARVERARERIEIYDELFYSVGETNYGFSLSFSKNYTNIEKISDIRTQLFAELGLLEATFPTQMVFPLETSDIVRFFDYSRLLARDFGIDDEDAESREEFVKGDPATLKTREKMVFYALVSYPDARDGTIAEKTGLSKHTISNIRRRLEKRGLISTITIPNLNKLGFEILCLGHTKYSPRTPFNSGTIDMSYIDTDSVMFLAAKRFENFTLSIYKTYEDFKVENSALIRYLKENEMIADMPLIRLYSIKRMITIKDLVFGPFVKQLLDLDVDF, from the coding sequence ATGAAAACCTTTTTGTCGATTCGCCCCCTTCTGCGGTCCGTGAGAAGAGGTCATCTCTCAGATAACGAGAAGCGGGTGCTGCACGGCCTCGTTCGTTACACGGACATGAAGGACCGAGAGCTCAGCGACATCCTCGGGATGAAGCACTCCACGGTGACCACGATAAAGCACCGGCTGGCGAAGGAGGGATACTTCTCGAGAAAGAGGATCCCTTATCTCCAGAACCTCGGTTGTGAGATGCTCGGCGTGACGTATGCGGAGTTCAACCCGGCGGTCTCTGCGGAGGCCAGGGTCGAGAGAGCGAGGGAGAGGATCGAGATCTATGACGAGCTCTTCTATTCCGTCGGTGAGACGAACTATGGGTTCTCGCTGAGCTTTTCCAAGAACTACACGAACATCGAGAAGATCAGCGACATCAGGACGCAGCTGTTCGCGGAGCTCGGATTGCTGGAAGCGACATTCCCGACGCAGATGGTCTTCCCTCTGGAGACGAGCGACATAGTCAGGTTCTTCGACTACTCGAGACTACTGGCCAGGGACTTCGGCATAGACGATGAAGATGCGGAGAGCAGGGAGGAGTTCGTGAAGGGCGACCCCGCCACTCTGAAGACGAGAGAGAAGATGGTGTTCTACGCTCTCGTGAGCTATCCCGATGCAAGGGACGGGACCATTGCCGAGAAGACGGGCCTGTCCAAGCACACCATATCCAACATCCGCAGGAGGCTGGAGAAGAGGGGACTGATCAGCACGATCACCATCCCGAACCTGAACAAGCTCGGGTTCGAGATACTCTGCCTGGGCCACACGAAGTACAGTCCGAGGACGCCCTTTAACAGCGGGACCATCGACATGAGCTATATCGACACCGACTCCGTGATGTTCCTGGCCGCCAAGAGGTTCGAGAACTTCACTCTCTCGATCTACAAGACATACGAGGACTTCAAGGTCGAGAACTCCGCCCTGATCCGATACCTGAAGGAGAACGAGATGATCGCGGACATGCCCCTGATCCGGCTGTACAGCATCAAGCGGATGATCACGATAAAGGACCTGGTCTTCGGCCCGTTCGTCAAGCAGCTCCTGGATCTGGACGTGGACTTCTAG
- a CDS encoding ferredoxin family protein, with amino-acid sequence MKYWRRPLDKDEIKTPKGHIYVIPDRCKGCGFCIEFCPKGVLEESKEINKKGYHLPKIADGKEDDCMNCNFCMLICPEFAIYTEEGK; translated from the coding sequence TTGAAGTACTGGCGCAGACCGCTTGACAAAGACGAGATCAAGACACCGAAGGGGCACATATACGTGATCCCGGACAGGTGCAAGGGATGTGGATTCTGCATAGAGTTCTGTCCGAAGGGCGTCCTCGAAGAGTCCAAGGAGATCAACAAGAAGGGGTATCATCTGCCCAAGATCGCGGATGGCAAGGAGGATGACTGCATGAACTGCAATTTTTGCATGCTCATCTGCCCTGAGTTCGCGATATACACGGAGGAAGGGAAATGA
- a CDS encoding 2-oxoacid:acceptor oxidoreductase subunit alpha, translating to MKAVLTGSHFMLGDIACAEGALAAGCNFFGGYPITPATETAERMALRLPQVGGHYIQMEDEIASLAAVLGASCAGAKAMTATSGPGFSLMQENIGLGIVTETPCVIVNVQRGGPSTGLPTLAGQADMMQAKWGSHGDYEAIAYVPNSCQEMFDFTIKAFNTAEKYRQPVFVMADEIIGHMTERVVIPGPKKIKLVSRKRPKGKKNYLPFKPDKDLIPPMALAGEGYGIHITGLTHDARGYPVIDEETQHEMVTRLIEKIRRHAPKIWEFEEVETEDADIVVVSYGAASRSAGRAVNIARKEGIKAGLMRLITAWPFPEKRIKELAESAKAFVVPEINMGQISREVERFASGRVLSVTHAGGGMLSPEAVLQKIKEVAK from the coding sequence ATGAAAGCAGTGCTCACGGGAAGCCATTTCATGCTGGGCGATATCGCGTGTGCGGAAGGTGCTCTGGCGGCTGGCTGCAATTTCTTCGGAGGATATCCGATCACACCCGCGACCGAGACCGCCGAAAGGATGGCCCTGCGCCTCCCGCAAGTTGGCGGACACTACATCCAGATGGAGGACGAGATAGCAAGCCTCGCGGCTGTTCTGGGTGCCTCGTGTGCGGGTGCGAAAGCGATGACGGCGACGTCCGGTCCCGGATTCAGTCTGATGCAGGAGAACATCGGGCTCGGGATAGTGACGGAGACCCCGTGCGTGATCGTCAATGTCCAGAGGGGAGGACCATCAACGGGACTGCCCACCCTGGCGGGACAGGCCGACATGATGCAGGCGAAGTGGGGCTCCCACGGAGACTACGAGGCGATCGCCTATGTTCCCAACTCGTGCCAGGAGATGTTCGACTTCACGATCAAGGCCTTCAACACGGCAGAGAAGTACCGCCAGCCTGTGTTCGTCATGGCGGACGAGATAATCGGCCACATGACCGAGAGGGTCGTGATCCCTGGACCGAAGAAGATAAAGCTCGTATCTCGAAAGAGGCCAAAAGGCAAGAAGAACTACCTTCCATTCAAACCGGACAAGGACCTCATCCCGCCGATGGCACTTGCGGGAGAGGGCTATGGCATACACATCACCGGGCTCACCCACGATGCCCGCGGGTATCCCGTGATCGATGAGGAGACCCAGCACGAGATGGTCACCCGCCTGATCGAGAAGATCAGAAGGCACGCACCCAAGATATGGGAGTTCGAGGAAGTCGAGACGGAGGATGCGGATATCGTCGTCGTTTCCTACGGTGCGGCATCCAGATCGGCTGGGAGGGCGGTCAACATCGCGAGGAAGGAAGGGATAAAGGCCGGCCTCATGCGCCTGATCACCGCCTGGCCGTTTCCCGAGAAGCGGATAAAGGAGCTTGCGGAGAGTGCGAAGGCGTTCGTGGTCCCGGAGATAAACATGGGACAAATCTCCCGAGAGGTTGAGAGGTTCGCCTCCGGAAGGGTCCTCAGCGTTACTCACGCGGGCGGAGGAATGCTATCACCGGAAGCGGTTCTACAGAAGATCAAGGAGGTGGCGAAGTGA
- a CDS encoding thiamine pyrophosphate-dependent enzyme has translation MSAKGAGNEGKIETVEGHPLDHILRQDRLPHIWCPGCGLGSAMTCFAQAIERVDIPLKKQVLLSGIGCTGRIAGYVNVDSYHTTHGRAIPFATGLKIANPELCVTVFSGDGDLFAIGGNHFLHAARRNVDINVICVNNFNYGMTGGQQGPTTPVEAKTTTTRYGSFEHPFNLPYLAAAIGAVYVSRWTTLHCRHLEKSMEKALQKKGFTFIEIVSPCPTGFGRPNKLGEGLEELRYYREKSVIKNDASWDEMDLHMRGEEPIVVGDFLDTEKPTYLELEEQMLRKRGFMK, from the coding sequence GTGAGTGCAAAAGGAGCAGGGAACGAGGGCAAGATCGAGACCGTTGAGGGGCACCCGCTGGATCACATCCTGAGACAGGACCGGCTCCCCCATATATGGTGTCCAGGCTGCGGGCTCGGGTCCGCGATGACCTGCTTTGCCCAGGCGATCGAGAGGGTTGACATTCCTCTCAAGAAGCAGGTGCTGTTGTCCGGAATCGGATGCACTGGAAGGATAGCGGGGTACGTCAATGTCGATTCCTACCACACGACCCACGGGAGGGCGATACCGTTCGCAACGGGGCTCAAGATCGCCAATCCGGAGCTCTGTGTGACCGTCTTCAGCGGGGACGGCGACCTCTTCGCCATAGGCGGGAACCACTTCCTGCACGCGGCGAGGAGAAATGTCGACATCAACGTCATCTGCGTCAACAACTTCAACTACGGGATGACCGGCGGTCAGCAGGGACCGACGACGCCGGTGGAAGCGAAGACCACGACGACCCGCTACGGGAGCTTCGAGCATCCCTTCAATCTTCCATATCTGGCGGCTGCGATCGGCGCCGTCTATGTGTCCCGATGGACGACCCTGCACTGTCGTCATCTCGAGAAGTCCATGGAGAAGGCCCTCCAGAAGAAGGGCTTCACGTTCATAGAGATCGTATCCCCGTGCCCCACCGGCTTTGGCAGGCCGAACAAGCTCGGGGAAGGACTTGAGGAGCTGAGGTACTACAGAGAGAAATCCGTGATAAAGAACGACGCCTCCTGGGATGAGATGGACCTCCACATGCGCGGGGAGGAGCCCATAGTGGTGGGCGATTTCCTGGACACGGAGAAACCGACCTACCTCGAGCTGGAGGAACAGATGCTCAGAAAAAGGGGGTTCATGAAGTGA
- a CDS encoding 2-oxoacid:ferredoxin oxidoreductase subunit gamma translates to MGGFGGQGIILAGFILGKAVAIYEKKEAVQTQSYGPEARGGSCLADVIISDEDINYPMGTVPDILVLMSQEAFNENHDKIADDAILIVDEDLVDASAFRKKNKVFKAPATRIAEELGKKIVANIVMLGFLAAVGDVVSHDAMKKAILDSVPKGTEDLNLEAFEKGYEHGKNSVAN, encoded by the coding sequence ATGGGTGGCTTCGGCGGCCAGGGAATAATCCTAGCGGGCTTCATTCTGGGGAAGGCGGTCGCGATCTATGAGAAGAAGGAGGCCGTCCAGACGCAGTCCTACGGTCCAGAGGCCCGAGGCGGGTCCTGCCTCGCGGATGTCATCATCAGCGACGAGGACATCAACTACCCGATGGGGACGGTCCCCGACATCCTCGTCCTGATGTCACAGGAAGCTTTCAATGAGAACCATGACAAGATAGCCGACGATGCCATCTTGATCGTGGACGAGGACCTCGTGGATGCGTCGGCGTTCAGGAAGAAGAACAAGGTCTTCAAGGCTCCCGCGACGAGGATCGCGGAAGAACTGGGGAAGAAGATCGTAGCCAACATCGTGATGCTCGGGTTCCTGGCAGCCGTGGGGGATGTGGTCAGCCACGATGCCATGAAGAAAGCCATACTCGACTCTGTCCCGAAGGGGACGGAAGACCTCAACCTCGAAGCCTTTGAGAAGGGATACGAACACGGCAAGAATTCGGTGGCGAACTAG
- a CDS encoding CoB--CoM heterodisulfide reductase iron-sulfur subunit A family protein codes for MDKGVLVIGGGIAGIQSALDTADAGRKAVILESSPFIGGRMAQLDKTFPTNDCSMCILSPKLVEAGRHPNIELVTNADLIALEGEKGNFTATIRKKPRYVDEEKCVACGICAEKCPVKLPSEYDASTSERKAIYRAYPQSVPSTYVIDKDNCIYFKTGKCRACEKFCEAKAIDFDQSEEEVRIDVASVIIASGADVFDPSEIHEYGYGVLPNVITSLEFERLLSASGPTQGKVVRPSDGKEPENIAFIQCVGSRSTVYGGEYCSSVCCMYALKEAIVAKEHSDSIDIQIFSIDFRAFGKQFEDYRIRAEEEHGIRIWRGNRVSALEPALPGDGVLVVYIDGDEIELKEFDLVVLSVGLRPPEGAEELSKITGVELNEYGFYKTPPNESFQTTRPGVYVVGTISEPKDIPDTVCQSSAASLIAPVFEEVEVADDETGEEVLAEEEEPRTGVFICHCGINIGGVVDVPSVVEHVRTLPNVAYAEDNLYTCSVTTQEKIKEAIKEHDLNRIVVASCSPRSYEKLFQETIREAGLNPYLFEMANIREHCSWVHSKEPERATEKAKGLVAAAVAKARLLEPLHKVSVPVNKTALVIGGGLSGMTAALSLAEHGIGAHLVEKTKELGGNLRRVAHTLDGEDPQELLKGMIREVRDNDSITLHMGTEVESVDGFIGNFHTTLANGDEFDHGVVIVATGAVEYKPTEYLYGKSDRVMTQLELEEKMSHKDFKPESMVMIQCVGSRDSEYQNCSRICCSTSIKNALRVKEKHPDINVYVLYKDIRTYGFKEKYYREASRKGVVFIRYDDENPPEVTKKKGKPRVVVKDATLGEDVFLEPDYLVLSAGIRPNPDNENLSETLKVPLSGDGFFLEAHMKLRPLEFSTDGVYLCGFAHSAKPSEESIAQSRGVAAKVLGLFSKDRIEVEPLIAYVNESQCRWCGRCADVCVFGAIDIVESEGVKYAKINDVLCKGCGACVVACPTGAMDVHGFTSGQLDKIIECLEWE; via the coding sequence TTGGACAAGGGCGTCCTGGTGATAGGAGGAGGAATAGCCGGCATTCAGAGCGCGCTCGACACGGCAGATGCCGGTCGCAAGGCGGTCATTCTCGAAAGCTCTCCCTTCATCGGGGGTCGCATGGCCCAGCTGGACAAGACCTTCCCGACGAACGACTGCTCCATGTGCATACTGTCTCCCAAGCTCGTTGAGGCGGGGAGGCATCCGAACATAGAGCTCGTCACGAATGCGGACCTGATCGCACTGGAGGGAGAGAAGGGCAACTTCACGGCGACTATACGCAAGAAGCCCAGATACGTGGACGAGGAGAAGTGCGTCGCCTGCGGCATCTGTGCGGAGAAGTGTCCCGTCAAGCTTCCGAGCGAGTACGACGCTTCCACTTCCGAGAGGAAGGCGATATACCGAGCGTATCCTCAGTCCGTTCCGTCCACTTACGTCATAGACAAGGACAACTGCATATACTTCAAGACCGGCAAGTGCAGGGCCTGCGAGAAGTTCTGCGAGGCCAAGGCCATCGATTTCGATCAGAGCGAGGAGGAGGTCAGGATAGACGTCGCCTCCGTCATAATCGCATCCGGAGCGGACGTGTTCGATCCCTCCGAAATACACGAGTACGGCTACGGCGTGCTTCCGAACGTCATCACGAGCCTCGAGTTCGAGAGGCTTCTCAGCGCATCAGGGCCGACGCAGGGGAAGGTCGTGAGACCGTCCGACGGGAAGGAACCTGAGAACATCGCGTTCATACAGTGCGTCGGCTCCCGGTCCACGGTGTACGGAGGAGAGTACTGCTCCTCCGTGTGCTGCATGTATGCGCTCAAGGAAGCTATCGTTGCGAAGGAGCACTCCGATTCCATAGACATCCAGATCTTCTCGATCGACTTCAGGGCGTTCGGGAAGCAGTTCGAGGACTACCGCATCAGGGCCGAGGAGGAGCACGGCATAAGGATCTGGAGAGGGAACAGAGTCTCTGCACTGGAACCTGCCCTTCCCGGGGACGGAGTCCTCGTCGTGTACATCGACGGCGACGAGATCGAGCTGAAGGAGTTCGACCTTGTTGTGCTATCTGTTGGTCTGAGACCCCCAGAAGGGGCGGAAGAGCTCAGCAAGATCACCGGCGTTGAACTCAACGAGTACGGATTCTACAAGACCCCTCCGAATGAGAGCTTCCAGACGACGAGACCCGGCGTCTACGTCGTTGGGACTATCTCTGAGCCAAAGGACATTCCGGACACGGTCTGTCAATCATCTGCCGCATCATTGATCGCTCCCGTGTTCGAAGAAGTCGAAGTTGCCGATGACGAGACGGGAGAAGAGGTTCTGGCGGAAGAGGAGGAGCCCAGGACTGGCGTCTTCATCTGCCACTGCGGCATCAACATCGGCGGTGTCGTCGATGTCCCCTCCGTCGTCGAGCACGTGAGGACGCTTCCGAACGTCGCCTACGCCGAGGACAACCTGTATACCTGCTCCGTCACGACACAGGAGAAGATCAAGGAGGCCATCAAGGAGCACGACCTGAATCGAATAGTGGTCGCTTCCTGCTCGCCCCGTTCGTACGAGAAGCTCTTCCAGGAGACGATAAGGGAGGCTGGATTGAATCCATATCTCTTCGAGATGGCGAACATACGCGAACACTGTTCCTGGGTTCACTCCAAGGAGCCCGAGAGGGCTACCGAGAAGGCGAAAGGGCTCGTCGCGGCCGCAGTCGCGAAGGCGAGGCTGCTGGAACCCCTGCACAAGGTGTCCGTTCCAGTTAACAAGACCGCCCTCGTCATCGGAGGCGGATTGAGCGGGATGACAGCCGCATTGTCATTGGCGGAGCACGGGATAGGAGCGCACCTCGTGGAGAAGACGAAGGAGCTTGGCGGGAATCTGAGACGAGTTGCACACACGCTAGATGGCGAGGACCCGCAGGAGCTCCTCAAGGGCATGATACGGGAAGTGAGGGATAATGACAGCATTACGCTTCATATGGGAACGGAAGTTGAGTCCGTCGACGGATTCATAGGCAACTTCCACACCACGCTGGCGAACGGGGACGAGTTCGACCACGGCGTCGTGATCGTCGCCACAGGCGCTGTGGAGTACAAGCCCACGGAATATCTGTACGGGAAGAGCGATCGCGTCATGACTCAGCTCGAGCTCGAGGAGAAGATGTCGCACAAGGACTTCAAGCCCGAGAGCATGGTCATGATACAGTGCGTCGGCTCTCGTGACTCAGAGTACCAGAACTGCAGTCGCATCTGCTGTTCCACGTCAATCAAGAACGCGTTGCGGGTGAAGGAGAAGCACCCCGACATCAACGTGTACGTCCTGTACAAAGACATACGGACGTACGGGTTCAAGGAGAAGTACTACCGAGAGGCTTCAAGGAAGGGAGTCGTGTTCATAAGGTACGACGACGAGAACCCTCCCGAGGTCACGAAGAAGAAGGGGAAGCCACGAGTCGTCGTCAAGGATGCAACGTTGGGAGAGGACGTCTTCCTGGAGCCGGATTACCTTGTGCTCAGCGCGGGGATACGCCCGAATCCAGACAACGAGAACCTCTCCGAGACGCTCAAGGTCCCGCTGAGCGGGGACGGGTTCTTCCTGGAAGCCCACATGAAGCTCAGACCGCTCGAGTTCTCGACGGACGGGGTCTACCTGTGCGGGTTCGCGCACTCCGCCAAACCTTCGGAGGAGAGCATAGCCCAGAGCAGAGGCGTTGCCGCGAAGGTCCTGGGCCTGTTCTCCAAGGACAGGATAGAGGTCGAACCCCTGATCGCCTACGTGAACGAATCGCAGTGCAGATGGTGTGGCAGGTGCGCTGATGTCTGCGTCTTCGGTGCGATCGATATCGTGGAGTCCGAGGGCGTCAAGTACGCCAAGATAAACGATGTTCTCTGCAAGGGTTGCGGTGCGTGCGTCGTGGCCTGCCCGACGGGCGCGATGGACGTGCACGGGTTCACGAGCGGGCAGCTTGACAAGATCATAGAATGTCTGGAGTGGGAATAG